One genomic segment of Chloroflexota bacterium includes these proteins:
- a CDS encoding MoaD/ThiS family protein translates to MKVKVEFCCGLALRLSREKAALIEVSDDATLRDVSKALAERFPAFLGPLIVPETYDLVKPHFFNVNGQRVAQSLDIKVKDNERLLLMSPVAGG, encoded by the coding sequence ATGAAAGTGAAGGTCGAGTTCTGTTGTGGATTGGCTCTGCGTCTGAGCAGAGAAAAGGCAGCACTCATCGAGGTGAGCGATGATGCCACTTTGCGCGATGTCTCCAAGGCTCTCGCGGAAAGGTTCCCCGCTTTTCTAGGCCCGCTCATCGTTCCAGAGACGTATGATTTGGTCAAGCCCCACTTCTTCAATGTGAACGGGCAGCGCGTCGCGCAGAGTTTAGATATCAAAGTCAAGGACAACGAACGCCTTTTGTTGATGTCCCCTGTCGCAGGGGGGTAG